Proteins from a genomic interval of Streptomyces fodineus:
- a CDS encoding C40 family peptidase has translation MSHTAHIRSHRKPRRSASTLAMRAGVAGGVLSTLAVAGASGAANAAEPVTQTLELPTLTTDLATQAAKSADATQQAAANYQLQAERDAAAANAAKQAKADLAEAKQKAADAKKKAEEAARKEAAARASRNAERTTLAATSDSGSTSTATGSAASVISFVKAQIGKSYVLGASGPSAYDCSGLVQAAFKEIGVSLPRVSQDQSTAGTQVSLSNLQPGDILYWGSAGSAYHVAVYVGDGMFVGAQNPSTGIVEKPLSYDPPTGAVRVL, from the coding sequence ATGTCCCACACCGCTCACATACGCAGCCACCGGAAGCCCCGCCGCAGCGCGTCCACCCTCGCGATGCGGGCCGGAGTTGCCGGTGGCGTCCTCAGCACCCTGGCAGTCGCCGGGGCGTCCGGCGCGGCGAACGCTGCCGAGCCGGTGACGCAGACCCTCGAACTGCCCACCCTGACGACCGACCTGGCCACCCAGGCGGCGAAGTCCGCGGACGCCACCCAGCAGGCTGCCGCGAATTACCAGCTGCAGGCCGAGCGTGACGCGGCCGCCGCAAACGCCGCGAAGCAGGCCAAGGCGGACCTCGCGGAGGCGAAGCAGAAGGCCGCCGACGCGAAGAAGAAGGCCGAGGAGGCCGCCCGCAAGGAAGCCGCCGCCCGCGCCTCGCGCAACGCCGAGCGTACGACGCTCGCCGCCACGTCGGACTCCGGCAGCACGTCCACGGCGACCGGTTCGGCCGCGTCCGTCATCTCCTTCGTGAAGGCGCAGATCGGCAAGTCCTACGTCCTGGGCGCCTCCGGCCCGAGCGCCTACGACTGCTCCGGCCTGGTGCAGGCCGCCTTCAAGGAGATCGGCGTCAGCCTGCCGCGCGTCTCCCAGGACCAGTCGACCGCCGGCACGCAGGTCTCGCTGAGCAACCTGCAGCCGGGTGACATCCTCTACTGGGGCAGCGCGGGCAGCGCGTACCACGTGGCGGTGTATGTCGGCGACGGCATGTTCGTCGGCGCTCAGAACCCCTCCACCGGCATCGTGGAGAAGCCGCTGTCGTACGACCCGCCGACCGGCGCCGTGCGGGTGCTCTGA
- the def gene encoding peptide deformylase — protein MPRVFVQARPADYYPRHAPEAGRGAVRRVTEVGEEVLHKPCRDVTEFGPGLAALIDDMFRTLYVAEGAGLAANQVGVDLRLFVYDCPDDTGVRHVGHVVNPVLETPTSGRRFLDEDEGCLSVPGAVMAVPRPDRAVVRGQDKEGSPVVIEGTGYFARCLIHETDHTNGHLYLDRLSKRGKKDALRQMADRRDEVFARRAARAEELSRA, from the coding sequence ATGCCCCGCGTGTTCGTGCAGGCAAGGCCCGCCGACTACTACCCCCGCCACGCCCCCGAGGCCGGGCGTGGTGCCGTGCGCCGGGTCACCGAGGTCGGCGAGGAGGTCCTGCACAAGCCGTGCCGGGACGTCACGGAGTTCGGGCCCGGCCTCGCCGCACTCATCGACGACATGTTCCGCACCCTGTATGTCGCCGAAGGAGCGGGACTGGCGGCGAATCAGGTGGGGGTCGATCTACGGCTCTTCGTGTACGACTGCCCCGATGACACAGGAGTCCGGCATGTCGGACACGTAGTCAATCCCGTGCTCGAAACGCCCACGAGCGGGCGGCGGTTCCTGGACGAGGACGAGGGCTGTCTGTCGGTGCCGGGTGCCGTGATGGCCGTACCGCGACCGGACCGGGCCGTCGTGCGCGGGCAGGACAAGGAGGGCAGTCCGGTCGTCATCGAGGGCACGGGGTACTTCGCGCGCTGCCTCATCCACGAGACCGACCACACCAACGGCCACCTCTACCTGGACCGGCTCTCCAAGCGGGGGAAAAAGGACGCGCTGCGGCAGATGGCGGACCGGCGGGACGAGGTGTTCGCCCGCCGGGCCGCCCGCGCCGAGGAGCTGAGCCGGGCCTAG
- a CDS encoding geranylgeranyl reductase family protein, translated as MTVVKEPLSENTADVIVVGAGPAGSTTAYHLAKAGLDVLLLEKTEFPREKVCGDGLTPRAVKQLVAMGIDISEEAGWLRNKGLRIIGGGSRLQLDWPDLASYPNYGLVRKRDDFDEQLARNAQKAGARLYERCNVSGPVIDDRTGRITGVTAKLGEDKREVTFHAPLVVAADGNSTRLSLAMGLHRREDRPMGVAVRTYFTSPRHEDDYLESWLELWDRRGAQDRLLPGYGWIFGMGDGTSNVGLGVLNTSASFKELDWREILKAWCASMPEDWGYTPENMTGPIRGAALPMAFNRQPHYTRGLLLVGDAGGLVNPFNGEGIAYAMESGQIAADVIVQAHARATPAQREIALQRYPRVLKDTYGGYYTLGRAFVKLIGNPKVMQIAAQRGLTHPMLMKFTLKLLANLTDPTGGDAMDRIINGLSKVAPKA; from the coding sequence GTGACCGTCGTGAAGGAGCCCCTCTCCGAGAACACCGCCGACGTGATCGTCGTCGGCGCGGGGCCGGCCGGCTCCACGACCGCGTACCACCTCGCCAAGGCCGGTCTCGACGTCCTGCTCCTGGAGAAGACCGAGTTCCCGCGCGAGAAGGTGTGCGGCGACGGCCTCACCCCGCGCGCGGTCAAGCAGCTCGTCGCCATGGGCATCGACATCTCCGAGGAGGCCGGCTGGCTGCGCAACAAGGGCCTGCGCATCATCGGCGGCGGCTCCCGCCTCCAGCTGGACTGGCCGGATCTCGCCTCCTACCCGAACTACGGACTGGTCCGCAAGCGCGACGACTTCGACGAGCAGCTCGCCCGCAACGCCCAGAAGGCGGGGGCGCGGTTGTACGAGCGCTGCAACGTGAGCGGGCCCGTCATCGACGACCGCACCGGCCGCATCACCGGCGTCACCGCCAAGCTCGGTGAGGACAAGCGCGAGGTCACCTTCCACGCGCCGCTCGTCGTCGCCGCCGACGGCAACTCCACCCGCCTGTCCCTCGCGATGGGCCTGCACCGCCGCGAGGACCGCCCCATGGGTGTCGCGGTGCGCACGTACTTCACCTCGCCCCGCCACGAGGACGACTACCTGGAGTCCTGGCTGGAACTGTGGGACCGCCGCGGCGCCCAGGACCGGCTGCTGCCCGGCTACGGCTGGATCTTCGGCATGGGCGACGGCACGTCGAACGTCGGCCTCGGCGTCCTGAACACCTCCGCCTCCTTCAAGGAGCTGGACTGGCGCGAGATCCTCAAGGCCTGGTGCGCCTCCATGCCCGAGGACTGGGGCTACACCCCCGAGAACATGACCGGCCCCATCCGCGGCGCCGCCCTCCCCATGGCCTTCAACCGCCAGCCCCACTACACGCGCGGCCTGCTGCTCGTCGGCGACGCCGGCGGCCTGGTGAACCCCTTCAACGGCGAGGGCATCGCCTACGCCATGGAGTCCGGCCAGATCGCCGCCGACGTCATCGTCCAGGCCCACGCGCGGGCCACGCCCGCCCAGCGCGAGATCGCCCTGCAGCGCTACCCGCGCGTCCTGAAGGACACCTACGGCGGCTACTACACCCTCGGCCGCGCCTTCGTGAAGCTCATCGGCAACCCGAAGGTCATGCAGATCGCGGCCCAGCGCGGTCTCACGCACCCGATGCTGATGAAGTTCACCCTCAAGCTCCTCGCGAACCTCACCGACCCCACGGGCGGCGACGCGATGGACCGCATCATCAACGGCCTGAGCAAGGTGGCCCCGAAGGCGTGA
- a CDS encoding GNAT family N-acetyltransferase, whose product MNRPLPAVRLRVPTHEDAIAWHRVFDDPEVMEFYGGRPAALSVYEELTARQRRHDAELGFCLWTMLDESGEVVGFTGAQPWRPDWGPVGEIEIGWRLGRKHWGKGYATAAARETVERVRTAGVPRLVAMVRPGNERSIAVTRRLGMEPAETYPHPTLDERALCFRLSLNHTE is encoded by the coding sequence GTGAACCGACCCCTCCCCGCGGTACGGCTGCGCGTTCCCACCCACGAGGACGCGATCGCCTGGCACCGGGTCTTCGACGACCCCGAGGTCATGGAGTTCTACGGCGGCAGACCGGCCGCGCTGTCGGTCTACGAGGAACTCACCGCGCGGCAGCGCCGGCACGACGCGGAACTCGGCTTCTGCCTGTGGACCATGCTGGACGAGTCCGGGGAGGTCGTCGGCTTCACCGGAGCGCAGCCCTGGCGGCCCGACTGGGGTCCGGTCGGCGAGATAGAGATCGGCTGGCGGCTGGGCCGCAAGCACTGGGGCAAGGGGTATGCCACCGCGGCCGCGCGCGAGACGGTCGAGCGGGTGCGGACGGCCGGGGTGCCGCGGCTGGTGGCGATGGTCCGGCCGGGCAACGAGCGGTCGATCGCGGTGACCCGGCGACTCGGCATGGAGCCGGCGGAGACCTATCCGCACCCCACGCTGGACGAGCGGGCTCTCTGTTTCCGGCTCAGCCTCAATCACACAGAGTAG
- a CDS encoding PASTA domain-containing protein, with protein sequence MRVPRLVGLMAVDARETARARGLFLNAPDRPDFHLAVVDYVVRQYPQPGAEVPRESMVYVWFDFGEGEGGGGVREPRIPRPPMSGLQRELDEPGDAFEMINR encoded by the coding sequence GTGCGCGTGCCGCGGCTGGTCGGACTGATGGCCGTGGACGCGCGCGAAACGGCCCGGGCGCGGGGCCTGTTCCTCAACGCGCCGGACCGCCCGGACTTCCACCTCGCCGTCGTCGACTACGTCGTGCGCCAGTACCCGCAGCCCGGCGCCGAGGTGCCGCGGGAGTCGATGGTGTACGTGTGGTTCGACTTCGGTGAGGGAGAGGGCGGCGGGGGCGTGCGCGAGCCACGCATCCCGCGGCCGCCCATGAGCGGGCTCCAACGCGAACTCGACGAGCCCGGTGACGCGTTCGAGATGATCAACCGGTGA
- a CDS encoding demethylmenaquinone methyltransferase produces MTRASLNKQPHEVASMFDDVAERYDLTNDVLSLGQDRRWRKEVAKAVDARPAQKVLDLAAGTATSSLPFARTGAYVVPCDFSTGMLQVGKRKHTWLPFTAGDATRLPFKDDTFDAVTISFGLRNVQDTDAALREMYRVTRPGGRVVICEFSHPTWAPFRTVYTEYLMRALPAAARAVSSNPDAYVYLAESIRAWPDQPALAERLRKAGWSKVAWRNLTGGVVALHRGFKES; encoded by the coding sequence GTGACCCGCGCTTCCCTGAACAAGCAGCCGCACGAAGTCGCCTCGATGTTCGACGACGTGGCGGAACGGTACGACCTGACGAACGACGTGCTGTCGCTCGGCCAGGACCGGCGCTGGCGTAAGGAGGTGGCGAAGGCGGTCGACGCGCGTCCCGCGCAGAAGGTCCTCGACCTGGCCGCCGGTACGGCCACGTCCTCACTGCCCTTCGCGCGCACGGGTGCGTACGTCGTCCCCTGCGACTTCTCCACCGGGATGCTCCAGGTCGGCAAGAGGAAGCACACCTGGCTGCCGTTCACGGCCGGCGACGCGACGCGGCTGCCGTTCAAGGACGACACCTTCGACGCGGTGACGATCTCCTTCGGGCTGCGCAACGTCCAGGACACGGACGCGGCCCTGCGGGAGATGTACCGGGTCACCCGGCCCGGCGGGCGTGTGGTGATCTGCGAGTTCTCGCACCCGACCTGGGCGCCCTTCCGCACCGTCTACACCGAGTACCTGATGCGGGCGCTGCCGGCGGCCGCGCGCGCGGTCTCCTCGAACCCGGACGCCTACGTCTATCTCGCCGAGTCCATCCGTGCCTGGCCCGACCAGCCCGCCCTGGCCGAACGGCTGCGCAAGGCGGGCTGGTCGAAGGTGGCCTGGCGCAACCTCACCGGGGGTGTGGTCGCGCTGCACCGGGGCTTCAAGGAGAGCTGA
- the mqnC gene encoding cyclic dehypoxanthinyl futalosine synthase, with product MPEKADLQSVLDRAAAGGRITPEEALDLYRDAPLHALGAAADAVRRRKYAGVEHIATYIIERNINYTNVCVTACKFCAFYAAPKDKDKGWTRDLDDILRRCAETVELGGTQIMFQGGHHPDYGVEYYEKHFRAIKEAFPQLVIHSLGASEVEHMARISGVPVEEAITRIHEAGLDSFAGAGAELLPERPRKAIAPLKESGERWLEIMETAHKLGVESTSTMLMGTGETNAERIEHLRMIRDVQDRTGGFRAFIPYTYQPENNHLKGRTQATLFEYLRMIAIARVFLDNVQHIQGSWLTTGKEVGQLSLHYGADDLGSIMLEENVVSSAGAKHRSNRLEIIDLIRKAGRVPAQRATTYEHLVVHDDPANDPVDDRVVSHISSTAIAGGTAHPELKLLPSD from the coding sequence GTGCCCGAGAAGGCCGACCTCCAGTCCGTGCTCGACCGAGCCGCAGCGGGCGGACGCATCACGCCCGAGGAAGCCCTCGACCTCTACCGGGACGCTCCGCTGCACGCGCTGGGCGCCGCCGCCGACGCCGTACGCCGCCGTAAGTACGCCGGTGTCGAGCACATCGCGACGTACATCATCGAGCGGAACATCAACTACACGAACGTGTGCGTCACGGCGTGCAAGTTCTGCGCCTTCTACGCGGCCCCCAAGGACAAGGACAAGGGCTGGACCCGCGACCTGGACGACATCCTGCGCCGCTGCGCGGAGACGGTCGAACTGGGCGGCACCCAGATCATGTTCCAGGGCGGCCACCACCCGGACTACGGCGTCGAGTACTACGAGAAGCACTTCCGGGCCATCAAGGAGGCGTTCCCCCAGCTGGTGATCCACAGCCTGGGCGCGTCCGAGGTGGAGCACATGGCCCGCATCAGCGGTGTCCCGGTGGAAGAGGCCATCACCCGCATCCACGAAGCCGGCCTGGACTCCTTCGCGGGCGCCGGCGCGGAACTGCTGCCCGAGCGCCCCCGCAAGGCCATCGCCCCGCTGAAGGAGAGCGGTGAGCGCTGGCTGGAGATCATGGAGACCGCGCACAAGCTGGGCGTGGAGTCGACGTCCACCATGCTGATGGGCACGGGCGAGACGAACGCCGAGCGCATCGAGCACCTGCGGATGATCCGGGACGTACAGGACCGTACGGGCGGCTTCCGCGCGTTCATCCCGTACACCTACCAGCCCGAGAACAACCACCTGAAGGGCCGCACCCAGGCCACCCTCTTCGAGTACCTGCGGATGATCGCGATCGCCCGCGTCTTCCTCGACAACGTCCAGCACATCCAGGGCTCGTGGCTGACCACGGGCAAGGAGGTCGGCCAACTGTCGCTGCACTACGGCGCGGACGACCTCGGCTCGATCATGCTGGAGGAGAACGTGGTCTCCTCGGCCGGCGCCAAGCACCGCTCCAACCGCCTGGAGATCATCGACCTCATCCGCAAGGCCGGCCGCGTCCCCGCCCAGCGCGCCACGACGTACGAGCACCTCGTCGTCCACGACGACCCGGCGAACGACCCCGTCGACGACCGCGTGGTCTCCCACATCTCCTCCACGGCCATCGCGGGCGGCACGGCCCACCCCGAGCTGAAGCTGCTGCCGTCCGACTAG
- a CDS encoding prepilin peptidase yields MSDVLLWAAAALWGAAAGALLPRAAYRFAVQAGEGWRDRCPWGHPLGGWLGPTRCGQCTRGGAGSPEPPAESCDVAAPYAPSVLLLSAATALLCAALAAATGTRPELGVWLLLAPAGVLLAVIDLRVQRLPDPLTLPLAAAALGLLGLAASLPEHAGHWLTALYGALALGAGYFVLFLINPSGMGFGDVKLAVGMGAVLGWYGWAALMLGAFAGFLFGALYGGALVVVRRAGRRTAIPFGPFLLAGALAGLLIGAYAA; encoded by the coding sequence ATGAGCGACGTGCTGCTGTGGGCCGCCGCCGCGCTGTGGGGCGCGGCGGCGGGAGCCCTGCTGCCCAGGGCCGCCTACCGCTTCGCCGTTCAGGCGGGGGAGGGGTGGCGCGATCGGTGTCCGTGGGGACACCCGCTCGGGGGCTGGCTCGGACCGACGCGCTGCGGGCAGTGCACGCGGGGCGGCGCGGGTTCCCCGGAGCCGCCGGCCGAGTCGTGCGATGTGGCCGCGCCGTACGCGCCCTCCGTCCTCCTGCTGTCCGCGGCGACCGCACTCCTGTGCGCCGCTCTCGCCGCCGCCACCGGGACTCGCCCGGAGCTGGGGGTCTGGCTGCTGCTCGCGCCGGCCGGGGTGCTGCTGGCCGTGATCGACCTCCGGGTGCAGCGGCTGCCCGACCCGCTGACCCTGCCCCTCGCGGCCGCCGCGCTCGGCCTGCTGGGCCTCGCCGCCTCGCTGCCCGAACACGCCGGCCACTGGCTCACCGCGCTGTACGGCGCTCTTGCTCTCGGCGCCGGCTATTTCGTGCTGTTCCTCATCAACCCCTCCGGCATGGGCTTCGGCGATGTGAAGCTGGCCGTGGGGATGGGCGCCGTACTGGGCTGGTACGGCTGGGCGGCGCTGATGCTCGGCGCCTTCGCCGGCTTCCTGTTCGGCGCGCTGTACGGCGGTGCGCTCGTCGTCGTACGGCGTGCGGGACGCAGGACGGCGATCCCTTTCGGCCCGTTCCTGCTGGCCGGGGCCCTCGCCGGGCTGCTGATCGGCGCGTACGCGGCCTGA
- a CDS encoding BTAD domain-containing putative transcriptional regulator has product MARRSTSGSTGSPTGPRNRTPQPVRVRRRTFGDFVLAFLAFVALLALVVGVPGALAFFVGWPLPHGMPSQDWLTQEITVQTFLHVLTVIVWLAWAQFTACVLVEVRAALSGVGLPGRVPGAGPSQLLARQLVTALLLVGATAASLTPGLSQLGHNSGLEGNHKGTVASAQKTPGQQGAAAVAEHVEHVAARAKSDSGKHGATKFYRIQPPEGRHHDSLWEIAQRHLGDGRRYKEIYELNKDRLQADGSRLTEASLIRPGWIMEMPGDAHGGELVEMPDEHISPAAQHQIQQYDKTGHHAHGQRQHAQGGGHVARPEQRGPATGTGTGTGTGTGTGTGTGADGAGQQSQQHATASQDHSFGLSEALVGAPLLAAGLLAALGHRRRQALWQSALAAVGGRRGMEPPTPTGDAQNAQEALLVGADPEAVRLLNRSLRGLAAALAAESRPLPVVYAVWLSHGDLHLQLAQPSGKPPTPWRPGQDQTFWTLSRADAERYDDTDTAAPYPGLVSLGTMDGSRLLLNLEAVPGIVSLSGRESDRAAVFASVAAELATNGWSDRMTITVVGFGEDLTALAPNRLRHLDGIEALIETMQAETRQRRGALGAAGHDSVLTGRTGPAQHTRWAPHLVLLAAQPSAEDARKLAELAADASRLGIGYLVGTETDDLPGAAWEMQITHEGKLLAPLLGLELDAQLLPAAQQRAVVELFAQADPEHDPDGPSSSPPFLVDISEQGRPAVYARLVGPYEIIGLDTPDGDRSALLHEALALLLMHREGVHPRVLASALWPRGVTEDVRDALIERLRVWLGNDPDGSPRLSVDGAGRLILAKAVVSDLDVLRSLYHEATQGKGVNSRAVRGRLLTDALVLVRGPLLADRPEGRYGWLTHEIIDAQLPLLVADIGLALSAFHMERNRTEKAIEALEAALRTAPADERLWNELLRVIHATGDSDRLRVRAADFLSRSGARGLPPRTEALLDELVPTWREGIAAAG; this is encoded by the coding sequence ATGGCGCGACGCAGCACATCAGGCTCGACGGGAAGCCCGACGGGCCCGCGGAATCGCACGCCTCAGCCGGTGCGCGTGCGCCGGCGTACGTTCGGGGACTTCGTCCTGGCGTTCCTCGCGTTCGTCGCCCTGCTGGCTCTCGTCGTCGGCGTACCCGGTGCGCTGGCCTTCTTCGTCGGCTGGCCCCTGCCGCACGGGATGCCGTCGCAGGACTGGCTGACGCAGGAGATCACCGTGCAGACCTTCCTGCACGTCCTCACCGTCATCGTCTGGCTCGCCTGGGCGCAGTTCACCGCCTGTGTGCTCGTGGAGGTCAGGGCCGCCCTCTCCGGCGTCGGTCTGCCGGGCCGGGTCCCGGGCGCCGGCCCCAGTCAGTTGCTCGCCCGGCAGCTCGTCACCGCGCTGCTCCTGGTCGGCGCCACCGCCGCCAGCCTCACCCCCGGGCTGTCGCAGCTCGGGCACAACTCCGGCCTGGAGGGAAACCACAAGGGCACGGTCGCGTCCGCCCAGAAGACCCCGGGGCAGCAGGGCGCCGCGGCCGTCGCCGAACACGTGGAGCACGTCGCGGCGCGGGCCAAGTCCGACAGCGGCAAGCACGGAGCCACCAAGTTCTACCGGATCCAGCCACCCGAGGGGCGCCACCACGACTCCCTGTGGGAGATAGCCCAGCGCCACCTCGGCGACGGCCGCCGGTACAAGGAGATCTACGAGCTCAACAAGGACCGTCTCCAGGCCGACGGTTCGCGCCTCACCGAGGCCAGCCTGATCCGTCCCGGCTGGATCATGGAGATGCCCGGCGACGCCCACGGTGGCGAACTCGTCGAGATGCCCGACGAGCACATCTCCCCGGCCGCGCAGCACCAGATACAGCAGTACGACAAGACCGGCCACCACGCCCACGGACAGCGGCAGCACGCCCAGGGCGGCGGCCACGTGGCCCGGCCCGAGCAGCGCGGGCCGGCCACGGGCACGGGCACGGGCACGGGCACGGGCACGGGTACGGGTACGGGTACGGGCGCCGACGGCGCCGGACAGCAGTCGCAGCAGCACGCCACCGCTTCCCAGGACCATTCCTTCGGCCTGTCCGAAGCCCTCGTCGGTGCCCCCCTGCTCGCCGCCGGTCTGCTCGCCGCCCTCGGCCACCGGCGCCGGCAGGCGCTGTGGCAGTCCGCGCTCGCCGCCGTCGGCGGCCGGCGCGGCATGGAACCGCCCACGCCGACCGGCGACGCCCAGAACGCCCAGGAGGCGCTGCTCGTCGGCGCCGACCCCGAGGCCGTACGGCTCCTGAACCGGTCGCTGCGCGGGCTCGCCGCCGCCCTCGCCGCCGAGTCCCGCCCGTTGCCCGTCGTCTACGCCGTCTGGCTCAGCCACGGCGACCTGCACCTGCAGCTCGCCCAGCCGTCCGGAAAGCCGCCGACGCCCTGGCGGCCGGGGCAGGACCAGACCTTCTGGACGCTGTCCCGCGCGGACGCCGAGCGCTACGACGACACCGACACCGCCGCTCCCTACCCCGGCCTGGTCAGCCTCGGCACCATGGACGGCTCCCGGCTGCTGCTCAACCTCGAGGCGGTGCCCGGCATCGTGTCGCTGAGCGGCCGTGAGTCCGACCGGGCCGCGGTGTTCGCCTCGGTCGCCGCCGAACTCGCCACCAACGGCTGGTCGGACCGCATGACCATCACTGTCGTGGGCTTCGGCGAGGACCTCACCGCGCTCGCGCCCAACCGGCTGCGCCACCTCGATGGCATCGAGGCGCTGATCGAGACCATGCAGGCCGAGACCCGGCAGCGGCGCGGCGCACTCGGCGCCGCCGGGCACGACTCCGTCCTCACCGGCCGCACCGGCCCGGCCCAGCACACCCGTTGGGCCCCGCACCTGGTGCTGCTGGCCGCCCAGCCCTCCGCCGAGGACGCGCGCAAGCTCGCCGAACTCGCCGCCGACGCAAGCCGTCTCGGCATCGGCTACCTCGTCGGCACGGAGACCGACGACCTGCCCGGCGCTGCCTGGGAGATGCAGATCACGCACGAAGGCAAGCTGCTCGCACCGCTCCTCGGGCTGGAACTGGACGCCCAGCTGCTGCCGGCCGCACAGCAGCGCGCGGTCGTGGAGCTGTTCGCTCAGGCAGATCCCGAACACGACCCGGACGGCCCGTCCAGCAGTCCGCCCTTCCTCGTCGACATCAGCGAACAGGGCCGGCCCGCGGTGTACGCGCGCCTGGTCGGGCCGTACGAGATCATCGGCCTCGACACCCCGGACGGCGACCGCAGCGCCCTGCTGCACGAGGCGCTCGCGCTCCTGCTCATGCACCGCGAGGGCGTCCACCCGCGTGTCCTGGCCTCCGCCCTGTGGCCGCGCGGTGTGACCGAGGACGTGCGTGACGCGCTCATCGAGCGACTGCGCGTCTGGCTCGGGAACGACCCTGACGGCAGCCCTCGCCTGAGCGTGGACGGGGCCGGCCGGCTCATCCTCGCCAAGGCCGTCGTCTCGGACCTGGACGTGCTGCGCTCGCTCTACCACGAGGCCACCCAGGGCAAGGGCGTCAACAGCCGTGCGGTACGCGGTCGCCTCCTGACCGATGCGCTGGTTCTCGTGCGCGGTCCGTTGCTCGCGGACCGCCCCGAGGGCCGCTACGGCTGGCTCACCCACGAGATCATCGATGCTCAGCTCCCGTTGCTCGTCGCGGACATCGGTCTTGCGCTCTCGGCGTTCCATATGGAGAGGAACCGCACGGAGAAGGCGATCGAGGCGCTCGAAGCGGCCCTGAGGACCGCTCCGGCGGACGAGCGCCTGTGGAACGAGCTCCTGCGGGTCATTCATGCCACCGGTGACTCGGACCGCCTGCGCGTCCGTGCCGCCGATTTCCTCTCCCGCAGCGGCGCCCGCGGCCTCCCGCCGCGCACCGAGGCCCTCCTCGACGAACTCGTGCCCACCTGGCGCGAGGGCATCGCCGCAGCCGGATGA
- a CDS encoding TadE/TadG family type IV pilus assembly protein has protein sequence MRDVVRTWWPARLSRLDDRGSGAGAVIIFALLFLSLAAFVIDGGLSISKRERAADIAEQAARYAAQDIDKNALYENEGGSAPIKYQDCDARVKAYAHEMGMSAADIGATHCVTADADHVEVEVQLTYQPVFTGLFYGGDVVVHGRSAARNEVG, from the coding sequence GTGAGAGACGTCGTACGCACCTGGTGGCCGGCCCGTCTGAGCCGCCTGGACGACCGGGGTTCGGGCGCGGGCGCGGTCATCATCTTCGCCCTGCTCTTCCTGTCCCTGGCGGCCTTCGTCATCGATGGCGGCCTGTCCATCTCCAAGCGGGAACGCGCGGCGGACATCGCGGAACAGGCCGCCCGGTACGCCGCCCAGGACATCGACAAGAACGCCCTGTACGAGAACGAGGGCGGCTCGGCGCCGATCAAGTACCAGGACTGCGACGCCCGGGTGAAGGCGTACGCCCACGAGATGGGCATGAGCGCGGCGGACATCGGCGCGACCCACTGTGTCACGGCCGACGCCGATCACGTGGAGGTGGAGGTCCAGCTGACCTACCAGCCCGTGTTCACGGGCCTGTTCTACGGCGGCGACGTGGTCGTACACGGCCGCTCGGCGGCCAGGAACGAGGTCGGCTGA
- a CDS encoding TadE/TadG family type IV pilus assembly protein codes for MLSGLREPVRSWLRRRRASCCGPAADRGLSTVEVVILAPVMILFILVLVAFGQLVDGRGAIDGAARDAARAGSIQKDHALAMSEARKAAESDLADVCSGPVSVVQTSSGFNPDVDPFFTVEVSCQVRGLAMLGLDVPTRLSARFSSSLDPYRRSA; via the coding sequence ATGCTCTCCGGCCTGAGAGAACCGGTGCGTTCCTGGCTGAGGAGGCGGCGCGCCTCCTGCTGCGGTCCGGCCGCCGACCGGGGCCTGTCCACGGTCGAGGTGGTCATCCTCGCGCCCGTGATGATCCTCTTCATCCTGGTGCTGGTGGCCTTCGGGCAACTCGTCGACGGGCGCGGTGCGATCGACGGCGCGGCACGGGACGCGGCACGGGCCGGCTCCATCCAGAAGGACCACGCGCTCGCGATGTCCGAGGCGCGCAAGGCCGCGGAGTCCGATCTGGCGGACGTCTGCTCCGGCCCGGTCTCGGTGGTCCAGACGAGCAGCGGCTTCAACCCGGACGTCGACCCGTTCTTCACGGTGGAGGTCAGCTGCCAGGTCAGAGGCCTTGCCATGCTGGGCCTGGACGTGCCGACCCGGCTGTCCGCCCGTTTCTCCTCCTCGCTGGACCCGTACCGGAGGTCGGCGTGA
- a CDS encoding TadE family protein: MTGVGVSLGKWVRRRAEAARGRTADSGMTAIEFVLLTPVLFFLIFATVQFALYFFADHVAQAAAQAGARKARATADEQPGAWRGEARDVADSYIRQLGPQLVLAPDVQTVQPEQHTVGVEISARVPTVFPGLDLTVHARSVGPVERFVKENGN, translated from the coding sequence ATGACGGGGGTAGGGGTGAGCCTCGGCAAGTGGGTGCGCCGCCGGGCGGAGGCCGCGCGTGGCCGGACCGCCGACTCCGGCATGACCGCGATCGAGTTCGTGCTGCTCACGCCGGTCCTCTTCTTCCTGATCTTCGCGACCGTCCAGTTCGCGCTGTACTTCTTCGCGGACCACGTGGCCCAGGCCGCGGCCCAGGCGGGCGCCCGCAAGGCCCGCGCCACGGCGGACGAGCAGCCCGGCGCATGGCGAGGCGAGGCGCGGGACGTGGCCGACTCCTACATCCGCCAGCTCGGTCCGCAGCTGGTGCTGGCACCGGACGTACAGACGGTCCAGCCGGAGCAGCACACGGTCGGAGTGGAGATCTCGGCACGGGTACCCACCGTGTTCCCGGGCCTGGACCTCACCGTCCATGCGCGGTCGGTGGGGCCGGTGGAGCGGTTCGTGAAGGAGAACGGGAACTGA